Proteins from a genomic interval of Paenibacillus sp. FSL H8-0048:
- a CDS encoding helix-turn-helix transcriptional regulator: MAKWDNMLAMLWMLRSGKKLTAAQIADQLEISVRTVYRYIDALCVSGVPVVAESGHDGGVHILESFSETPLFFSSLELRALLDAYKFAQSAGYPFALELENALKKVENGLHDEQRQDLSLHTGSLDVIAPSRPPSVVPLLRELEQAVKAGQTVRLTYRKVNAAQNEERTVDPYGLAYDRSEWYIVGFCHRSEAMRTYRVDRIVKLALTEASFPKPEPFSVSDYFRSQLEPEPEENVPLLVIRIEGEPDALNKLCGNWHLRHYLTERTDREASFLLDAPSMNKYLPQYLLGFGTSIRIHEPLELKEQIQELACAISRHYRNDGECSKK, from the coding sequence ATGGCCAAATGGGATAATATGCTCGCAATGCTGTGGATGCTGAGGTCCGGCAAGAAGCTTACTGCCGCTCAGATCGCAGACCAGCTGGAGATCAGCGTCCGCACGGTGTACCGGTATATCGATGCCTTATGTGTCAGTGGGGTGCCGGTGGTCGCCGAATCAGGACATGACGGCGGGGTACATATTCTGGAGAGCTTCAGTGAGACGCCCCTGTTCTTCAGCTCTTTGGAGCTGAGAGCGCTGCTCGATGCCTATAAATTCGCGCAAAGCGCTGGCTATCCCTTCGCCCTGGAGCTGGAAAACGCACTCAAAAAGGTAGAGAATGGACTGCACGATGAACAGCGCCAAGACCTGTCGCTGCATACAGGCAGTCTCGATGTGATCGCTCCGTCCCGCCCCCCGTCTGTCGTCCCATTGCTGCGGGAGCTGGAGCAGGCTGTGAAGGCGGGCCAGACGGTCCGCCTCACCTACCGGAAAGTGAATGCTGCACAGAACGAGGAGCGCACAGTCGATCCGTATGGTCTGGCATACGACCGTTCGGAATGGTATATAGTTGGGTTCTGTCACCGTTCAGAGGCTATGCGGACCTATCGTGTGGACCGCATTGTCAAGCTTGCGTTAACGGAAGCCAGCTTCCCTAAGCCGGAGCCCTTCTCGGTATCTGATTATTTCCGCAGCCAGCTGGAGCCGGAGCCCGAAGAAAATGTCCCTCTGCTCGTGATCCGTATCGAAGGAGAGCCGGATGCGCTGAACAAGCTATGCGGCAACTGGCATCTGCGGCACTACCTGACGGAGCGGACGGACCGGGAGGCGAGCTTCCTGCTGGATGCTCCCTCTATGAATAAATACCTTCCCCAATATCTGCTCGGCTTCGGCACTTCCATACGTATTCATGAGCCTCTGGAGCTGAAGGAGCAGATTCAGGAATTGGCCTGTGCGATTAGCAGACATTACAGAAACGATGGGGAATGCAGCAAGAAATGA
- a CDS encoding copper amine oxidase N-terminal domain-containing protein, with amino-acid sequence MITFKKLMQIIGLSVLVTSVTHSPAPAVAASATTRSATAGAPAIQVYLNNEQITSSAGGATLINNTVMLSLDKLYVRGAAITYDEHSRMLTIQNPLTQGSMKIGSTNASVNGKPITYSAAFQQVNMQLYIPLRFVNDAIGGSLEWDAVHREAYISYPELAGLSK; translated from the coding sequence ATGATTACATTCAAAAAGCTCATGCAGATCATCGGACTTAGTGTTCTTGTCACGAGCGTGACTCATTCTCCTGCCCCGGCTGTTGCTGCCTCCGCTACAACCCGGTCCGCCACAGCCGGGGCACCCGCGATTCAGGTCTATCTGAACAATGAGCAGATTACTTCATCCGCAGGGGGCGCTACGCTCATCAACAATACAGTCATGCTCTCGCTGGATAAGCTGTATGTGCGAGGGGCGGCCATTACATATGACGAGCATTCCAGAATGCTCACCATTCAGAATCCGCTCACGCAGGGCAGTATGAAGATCGGCAGCACTAACGCCTCTGTGAACGGGAAGCCGATCACCTATTCCGCTGCCTTCCAGCAGGTGAATATGCAGCTCTATATTCCTCTGCGCTTCGTGAATGATGCGATTGGCGGGTCACTGGAGTGGGATGCCGTCCACCGTGAAGCATACATCAGCTATCCTGAACTTGCCGGGTTGTCCAAATGA
- a CDS encoding LysR family transcriptional regulator, with amino-acid sequence MIHLETRHLHYFLAVCQELHFTRAAEKLGISQPTLSQQIKVLEGELGLPLFDRIGKRIALTEAGALLKDYAVQMVQNEQSAKAAMDELRLDNRGTIRLGLLPSDLDYQLTPLLVKFHEDYPNIRLQVFASTVIQQEVLDNKLDIGICLQGPRDELLTRIDLGWEPYHLIVRGDHPYAAKNHIELSELQHIQLVMYPRNFIGRELVENTCREAGFALEPIMETGSATSLIQLVQAGIGGTVQPGSLMDAMKNSGLCSIPILDSPPVRKLSLIYRADRYISKATHTFIGYLKEFWMDHLDNPASSG; translated from the coding sequence GTGATTCATTTGGAAACCCGCCATTTACATTATTTTCTGGCTGTGTGTCAAGAACTGCATTTCACACGGGCCGCCGAGAAGCTGGGAATCAGCCAGCCCACGTTAAGCCAGCAGATCAAGGTGCTGGAAGGTGAGCTGGGGCTCCCCCTCTTTGACCGGATCGGCAAAAGAATTGCCCTTACCGAGGCCGGTGCACTCCTGAAGGACTACGCAGTCCAGATGGTGCAGAATGAACAAAGTGCCAAGGCGGCCATGGATGAGCTGCGTCTGGACAACCGCGGCACCATCCGGCTCGGGCTGCTGCCTTCCGACCTTGATTACCAGTTAACACCGCTGCTGGTTAAGTTCCACGAGGATTATCCCAATATACGGCTTCAGGTCTTCGCCTCGACGGTCATTCAGCAAGAGGTGCTGGATAACAAGCTGGACATCGGGATCTGTCTCCAGGGGCCTCGCGATGAACTGTTAACCAGAATTGATCTCGGCTGGGAGCCGTATCATCTGATTGTCCGCGGGGATCATCCTTACGCTGCCAAGAATCATATCGAGCTATCTGAGCTTCAGCACATCCAGCTTGTAATGTACCCGCGGAATTTTATTGGCAGAGAGCTGGTCGAGAACACCTGCCGGGAAGCCGGCTTCGCGCTGGAACCGATCATGGAGACCGGATCAGCCACCTCGCTGATCCAGCTGGTCCAGGCCGGAATCGGCGGCACCGTCCAGCCGGGAAGTCTCATGGACGCCATGAAGAACAGCGGACTGTGCTCCATTCCCATCCTGGATTCGCCGCCCGTCCGCAAGCTCAGCTTAATCTACCGGGCAGACCGTTATATCAGCAAGGCAACCCATACTTTTATCGGCTATCTGAAGGAGTTCTGGATGGATCATTTGGACAACCCGGCAAGTTCAGGATAG
- a CDS encoding MFS transporter has translation MPFLLLFIALLAASLNMRPVITSVSPLLSNIQGDLAMSSLQASLLTTLPVLCMGLFAPVAVSISRRFGMERTIFASMVLIGAATAARGVLSSAFGLILTALAAGVGIGIAGPLLSGFIKRYFPGRSAMVSVYSAALVVGASLAAGLSVPLFTWLDGSWQLSLAVWAVLSLAALPAWWRIAARPLQPEAKSVHAKLPLNSKRAWLLTVFFGLMASVFYSLTAWLAPIAMSMGYSRHDAGNLLTLFTLIQIPVSILVPILTARFRRRTLWLVLCSLFELSGLLLLLGSGSPILSAVLLGIGAGGLFPLALMLPLLMTQRAEEASAWSSLSQGGGYILGALGPLAVGRILDASGSFQLALTGLAVVTVLMIAVQLMIGRSSGEGQRNKEQLN, from the coding sequence TTGCCTTTCCTGTTATTATTCATCGCCCTACTGGCTGCCTCATTAAATATGCGTCCCGTCATTACGTCGGTCTCACCGCTGCTCAGCAATATTCAGGGGGACCTGGCAATGAGCAGCCTCCAAGCGAGTCTGCTGACTACGCTGCCTGTTCTGTGTATGGGCCTGTTCGCCCCGGTTGCAGTGAGCATCAGCCGCCGCTTCGGGATGGAGCGTACAATCTTTGCATCGATGGTGCTCATCGGGGCGGCAACTGCCGCGCGGGGCGTTTTATCCTCGGCCTTTGGCCTCATTCTGACCGCGCTTGCAGCAGGTGTGGGAATCGGAATCGCCGGTCCGCTGCTGTCAGGCTTCATCAAGCGTTATTTTCCCGGACGCTCGGCGATGGTTAGTGTATATTCTGCCGCATTAGTGGTGGGAGCATCCCTGGCAGCAGGGCTGTCTGTCCCCTTGTTCACCTGGTTGGACGGTTCCTGGCAGCTGTCTCTGGCTGTATGGGCGGTACTCTCTCTGGCAGCTCTCCCGGCCTGGTGGAGAATTGCAGCGAGGCCGCTGCAGCCGGAGGCTAAGAGTGTGCACGCCAAGCTGCCTTTGAACAGCAAGCGGGCCTGGCTGCTGACTGTGTTCTTCGGCCTGATGGCCAGTGTCTTTTATTCCCTGACGGCCTGGCTGGCCCCGATAGCTATGTCTATGGGCTACAGCCGTCATGATGCGGGTAACCTGCTCACACTCTTCACCCTGATTCAGATTCCGGTAAGTATTCTGGTGCCAATCCTTACGGCCAGATTCCGGCGGCGCACCTTATGGCTGGTGCTGTGCAGTCTGTTCGAGCTAAGCGGACTGCTGCTGCTCCTCGGATCAGGCTCTCCAATCCTGAGCGCAGTCCTGCTCGGGATCGGTGCCGGAGGCTTGTTCCCGCTGGCGCTCATGCTGCCGCTGCTCATGACGCAGCGGGCGGAAGAGGCCAGCGCCTGGTCCTCACTGAGCCAGGGCGGCGGCTATATTCTCGGAGCCTTGGGTCCCCTCGCAGTGGGCCGCATCCTGGATGCCTCGGGCTCATTCCAGCTTGCCTTAACCGGCCTAGCTGTAGTCACTGTGCTCATGATCGCGGTGCAGCTGATGATAGGCAGAAGCTCCGGCGAAGGGCAACGCAATAAGGAACAGTTAAATTAA
- a CDS encoding sensor histidine kinase, which translates to MMVLWFRRRNEAARLAEVNGRLHRQLEAQELSYQDTLHSFMDIKRIIHDMNKQLVYIRTCIEAGHAAEGANHINGILHQIEASCNTITTGNLAVDALVSHALNLASDLNIVMQHKVQLTGAPVNIERYDLCIVLGNLLDNAIDAARQVRPAENRSIQLHIHSNNNALFIYIGNSMAAPASTAAPCRRDHPELHGIGLSTIQQVTGKYGGHLRTTVKPGKYETVVVLPYTKTGS; encoded by the coding sequence ATGATGGTCTTATGGTTCAGGAGGAGGAACGAGGCTGCGAGGCTGGCTGAGGTGAATGGCCGTCTGCATAGACAGCTTGAAGCCCAGGAGCTCAGCTATCAGGATACCTTACATTCCTTCATGGACATCAAGCGAATTATTCATGATATGAATAAGCAATTGGTATACATACGCACCTGTATTGAAGCAGGCCATGCGGCAGAGGGCGCTAATCATATTAATGGGATTCTGCACCAGATCGAGGCTTCCTGTAACACTATCACTACCGGCAACCTGGCGGTGGATGCCTTGGTCAGCCATGCGCTTAACCTCGCTTCTGACCTGAATATTGTCATGCAGCATAAGGTACAGCTCACCGGTGCACCTGTTAACATTGAACGCTATGATCTGTGCATAGTACTTGGCAACCTTCTGGATAATGCCATAGATGCAGCGAGACAAGTCCGGCCGGCTGAGAACAGGTCTATTCAGCTTCATATCCATTCGAACAACAATGCCCTCTTTATCTATATCGGCAACTCCATGGCCGCTCCCGCCAGCACAGCAGCGCCATGCCGCCGGGACCATCCGGAATTGCACGGAATCGGCTTAAGTACTATTCAGCAGGTTACGGGCAAATACGGCGGGCATCTGAGAACGACGGTCAAGCCCGGAAAGTACGAAACGGTTGTTGTTCTGCCTTATACAAAGACCGGCAGCTAA
- a CDS encoding LytTR family DNA-binding domain-containing protein, with translation MVRYYCHYQNQASLAQNKLKLITVSPEYFINGTLQSYSDKLGNPFLLIHRSIIVNLEHVRRFNANSVVMSNNEEYPIGRSQSKSFKDVYAGYVLEEIQGRG, from the coding sequence ATGGTCCGATATTATTGCCATTATCAAAATCAAGCATCCCTCGCACAAAACAAGCTGAAGCTCATCACTGTCTCCCCGGAATACTTCATTAATGGCACCTTGCAGAGCTATTCGGACAAGCTGGGCAATCCGTTCCTGCTGATTCACCGTTCCATTATTGTGAACTTGGAGCATGTCCGCAGGTTCAACGCGAACTCCGTGGTCATGTCCAATAATGAAGAATATCCTATTGGTCGCTCCCAGTCGAAGTCCTTCAAGGATGTCTATGCCGGATATGTACTGGAAGAAATTCAAGGGAGAGGATAA
- a CDS encoding LytR/AlgR family response regulator transcription factor: protein MFHIGVCDDDANVLSKVKQYFKLLSLSTNYSFDVHCFSSGEQLLQDYKAMQGEYTYHLLILDVEMTGISGIETAQAIRSLPDRDVQIIFLSSYPEYIMDSFDVQTFQYLLKPVPYELFQEKILKLCSYIHSSPNRFFTIKVEDDDQVVLRWSDIIAIIKIKHPSHKTS from the coding sequence TTGTTTCATATAGGCGTGTGCGATGATGATGCCAACGTTCTGAGCAAGGTGAAGCAGTATTTCAAGCTGCTGTCACTGTCGACTAACTATTCATTTGATGTCCACTGCTTCTCTTCCGGCGAACAGCTGCTGCAGGATTACAAAGCCATGCAGGGAGAATACACCTATCACCTGTTGATTTTGGATGTCGAAATGACCGGAATCAGCGGAATTGAGACCGCTCAGGCTATCCGGTCTTTGCCTGACCGCGATGTGCAGATTATCTTTTTGAGCAGCTACCCTGAATATATTATGGACAGCTTTGACGTTCAGACCTTCCAATACCTGCTCAAGCCGGTTCCTTATGAATTATTCCAAGAAAAAATACTCAAGCTGTGCAGCTATATTCATTCCAGCCCGAACCGCTTCTTCACCATTAAGGTAGAGGACGACGATCAGGTGGTGCTGCGATGGTCCGATATTATTGCCATTATCAAAATCAAGCATCCCTCGCACAAAACAAGCTGA
- a CDS encoding PqqD family protein, which yields MDASTLLSKVDVIHEDLGEESLVMDRNHEMFFLNQTAKYLWEHCNGRTISEVAGMLHDQCLEKDQIELSDIIADCIGAFEELEQRGFVKIRK from the coding sequence ATGGACGCAAGTACATTATTGTCCAAAGTCGATGTTATCCATGAGGATTTAGGTGAGGAATCACTGGTGATGGACCGTAATCATGAGATGTTCTTCTTGAATCAGACCGCCAAGTATTTGTGGGAGCACTGTAATGGACGAACGATATCCGAGGTTGCCGGTATGCTCCATGACCAGTGTCTGGAGAAGGACCAGATTGAGTTAAGTGATATTATTGCGGACTGTATTGGCGCTTTTGAAGAGCTGGAGCAGAGAGGTTTTGTGAAAATAAGGAAATGA
- a CDS encoding radical SAM protein encodes MELLSPAKSFRLGGCYLEITSSCNLRCLHCYNESGVQQGQIDMPTFMSIINDLPDHPDTSITISGGEPTSHPEFWDFMEALQKKQFGMVLVIAYPVFRYSMEAGCVRSSMPALVQSAGLADGLLSEPGAGDGL; translated from the coding sequence GTGGAATTGTTATCCCCAGCCAAGAGCTTTAGATTAGGCGGTTGTTATCTGGAAATCACCTCGAGCTGCAACCTGCGCTGCCTGCATTGCTATAACGAATCCGGCGTTCAGCAGGGACAGATTGATATGCCTACCTTCATGAGCATCATTAATGATCTGCCGGATCATCCTGATACAAGCATTACCATCTCCGGGGGAGAGCCGACATCGCATCCTGAATTCTGGGATTTCATGGAGGCGCTGCAGAAGAAGCAGTTCGGCATGGTGCTGGTAATTGCATATCCGGTATTTCGATACAGTATGGAAGCTGGCTGCGTCCGTAGCTCTATGCCTGCACTGGTTCAATCCGCTGGTCTGGCTGATGGTCTTCTATCTGAACCGGGAGCTGGAGATGGTCTGTGA
- a CDS encoding M56 family metallopeptidase → MHWFNPLVWLMVFYLNRELEMVCDARVIRKLGAEHKADYALCLLEVAEQQRGFTPLYTGFSKNATKERIVSIMKLQKLTVLTAAISLMLIAGAVSAFAEQSSDAVSSDNTVNSAEMNAQESDDNSGLDSAAAAASSEDGAAVTDFNYDALKDYMTYGLTYDKAQDRFLYNGKHIRLFMDPDLQHEGKFNKFYYDGNGSADFRVIRDKDNAVKEIKLLEDSELQALAKAYGFELGKEGLKFSNAN, encoded by the coding sequence CTGCACTGGTTCAATCCGCTGGTCTGGCTGATGGTCTTCTATCTGAACCGGGAGCTGGAGATGGTCTGTGATGCCAGAGTCATCCGTAAGCTGGGTGCAGAGCACAAGGCGGATTATGCGTTATGTCTCTTGGAGGTGGCGGAGCAACAGAGGGGGTTCACACCCCTGTATACAGGCTTCAGTAAAAATGCGACAAAGGAAAGGATCGTGTCGATCATGAAATTGCAAAAATTGACGGTGTTGACGGCGGCCATTTCACTCATGCTGATCGCAGGAGCGGTGTCCGCGTTCGCGGAGCAGTCCAGCGATGCGGTAAGCAGTGACAATACAGTGAATTCTGCGGAAATGAATGCACAGGAGAGCGACGACAACAGCGGGCTTGATTCTGCCGCAGCGGCAGCTTCCTCGGAGGATGGAGCGGCAGTAACCGATTTTAACTATGATGCGCTGAAGGATTACATGACCTATGGACTGACGTATGACAAGGCCCAGGACCGCTTCCTGTACAACGGCAAGCATATCCGCCTGTTCATGGACCCTGACCTTCAGCATGAAGGCAAGTTCAATAAATTCTATTATGACGGGAACGGCTCAGCTGATTTCCGGGTCATCAGAGACAAGGACAACGCTGTTAAGGAGATTAAGCTGCTGGAAGACAGTGAGCTTCAGGCTTTGGCCAAGGCGTATGGCTTTGAACTGGGCAAGGAGGGCCTGAAATTCAGCAACGCCAACTAA
- a CDS encoding glycosyl hydrolase, with protein sequence MKKWLKRTGTMLLACTLLLGGLTAPPVARANPALITIESEDAQLTPDLQVTTQIYGTPKPGYSGSGFVWMQNSGTLTYTVTVPATGMYTISTRYMQELSPDGRQQALIVNGAAKGSYMLPYTTTWKDFNFGYHKLTQGSNTIQVKAGWGFAYFDTFTVDHANLDPLIVQPVLSDAQATPETQLLMNYLTEVYGKHMLSGQQEIYGGGNDGNSELEFDWIHNLTGKYPAVRGFDLMNYNPLYGWEDGTTARMIDWVNNKGGIATNSWHLTVPRDFTAYQLGEFVDWKQATYKPTETNFNTANAVIPGTKEYQYLQLAIQDLAEQLQILQDNNVPVIFRPYHEAEGNGGLNGEGAWFWWASAGAEVYKQLWDQLYTELTETYGLHNLIWTYNSYVYSTSPAWYPGDDQVDIVGYDKYNTIYNRYDGLSGVPNEDAISSTFYQLVDLTGGKKMVAMTENDTVPSVQNLTEERTGWLYFLPWYGEHLMSTAFNYPATLTTLYQSDYVITLDELPDLKGNNPHPGATITPSMVEFDKAPAHQTDQTVTMNLNGNTLTALRSGTNVLTENQDYTINGNTLLLTKAFLATLPVGEHSIILDFNQGQDPVLKVKVTDTTPGAAISPDHAVFDRAANLAQDISVALTLQGHQLTSLKSGSYTLVSGQDFTATDTAVVLRKAYLSTLPLGQNTITFHFSGGSEVVLNVNVEDSSVPLPSGDLTIQSYNGSTGASTNGIAPKFKVINTGNAPVQLSDVKLRYYYTIDGEQQQSFWTDWASIGNANVTGTFVKLDTPAAGADYALEIGFTSAAGTLNPGQSAEIQTRFAKVNWSNYNQANDYSFNAAGTQFADHEQVTGYVNGQLVWGIEP encoded by the coding sequence ATGAAGAAATGGCTCAAAAGAACAGGAACAATGCTGCTGGCGTGTACGCTGCTTCTTGGAGGACTTACTGCACCGCCTGTCGCCCGCGCTAACCCCGCACTGATTACCATCGAAAGCGAGGATGCCCAGCTCACCCCGGACTTGCAAGTGACGACCCAGATTTACGGAACGCCGAAGCCCGGCTATTCGGGAAGCGGTTTTGTCTGGATGCAGAACTCCGGTACGCTAACCTACACTGTAACTGTCCCGGCAACCGGCATGTATACGATCTCGACCCGTTATATGCAGGAGCTGAGTCCGGATGGCAGACAGCAGGCGCTAATCGTTAACGGTGCTGCGAAGGGTTCGTATATGCTGCCCTACACCACTACATGGAAGGATTTCAACTTCGGCTATCACAAGCTGACTCAAGGCAGCAATACCATTCAGGTAAAAGCAGGCTGGGGCTTCGCTTATTTCGACACCTTCACGGTGGATCATGCGAACCTGGACCCCCTGATTGTACAGCCCGTTCTCTCTGACGCTCAGGCTACGCCCGAAACCCAGCTCCTGATGAATTATTTGACGGAGGTGTACGGTAAGCATATGCTCTCGGGCCAGCAGGAGATTTACGGTGGAGGGAATGACGGCAACTCCGAGCTGGAATTCGACTGGATTCACAATCTAACCGGGAAATATCCGGCAGTCCGCGGGTTTGACCTCATGAATTACAATCCGCTGTATGGCTGGGAGGACGGCACTACGGCCCGCATGATCGACTGGGTGAATAATAAGGGCGGGATTGCGACTAATAGCTGGCACCTTACCGTTCCCCGTGACTTCACCGCCTATCAGCTAGGGGAATTTGTGGATTGGAAGCAGGCGACCTATAAACCAACCGAGACCAATTTCAATACCGCTAATGCTGTGATTCCAGGGACCAAAGAGTACCAGTATCTGCAGCTTGCTATCCAGGATCTGGCGGAACAATTACAGATTCTGCAGGACAACAATGTGCCCGTGATCTTCCGTCCTTACCATGAGGCAGAAGGCAACGGCGGGCTGAATGGAGAAGGGGCGTGGTTCTGGTGGGCTTCAGCAGGGGCAGAGGTGTACAAGCAGCTCTGGGACCAGCTCTATACAGAGCTTACAGAGACCTACGGCCTGCATAACCTGATCTGGACCTATAACAGCTATGTGTACAGCACTTCTCCGGCCTGGTATCCAGGGGATGATCAGGTGGATATTGTCGGCTACGATAAATACAACACCATCTACAACCGTTATGACGGCTTGTCCGGCGTGCCGAATGAGGACGCGATTAGCTCGACCTTTTATCAGCTGGTGGATCTGACTGGCGGTAAGAAGATGGTAGCCATGACCGAGAACGACACCGTTCCCAGTGTGCAGAATCTGACCGAAGAGCGGACTGGCTGGCTCTACTTCCTGCCATGGTACGGAGAGCATCTGATGAGCACGGCGTTCAATTATCCGGCTACGCTGACCACTCTGTATCAGAGTGATTATGTCATTACGCTGGACGAGCTGCCTGATCTGAAGGGGAATAACCCTCATCCGGGCGCCACCATTACACCATCTATGGTCGAATTTGACAAAGCTCCGGCGCATCAGACCGATCAGACCGTGACTATGAATCTGAACGGCAACACGTTAACGGCCCTTCGTTCGGGTACCAACGTGTTGACTGAGAACCAGGACTATACCATAAACGGGAACACACTGCTGCTCACTAAGGCGTTCTTGGCAACTTTGCCGGTTGGTGAGCATTCGATCATCCTGGATTTCAATCAGGGCCAAGACCCCGTGTTAAAAGTAAAAGTCACCGATACAACGCCAGGCGCTGCCATCTCACCAGACCATGCGGTATTTGACCGGGCGGCGAATCTTGCGCAGGATATTTCCGTAGCGCTTACCTTACAGGGGCATCAGCTGACAAGCCTGAAGAGCGGAAGCTACACACTTGTATCCGGCCAGGATTTTACGGCAACAGACACTGCAGTGGTCTTGAGAAAAGCATACCTCTCCACACTGCCGCTGGGACAGAATACGATTACCTTTCATTTCAGCGGCGGATCTGAGGTTGTACTTAATGTGAATGTAGAGGATAGCAGTGTTCCGCTGCCTTCAGGTGACTTGACCATTCAATCCTACAATGGCAGCACCGGTGCTTCGACCAATGGAATCGCACCTAAATTCAAAGTGATCAACACCGGGAATGCACCTGTCCAGCTCAGCGATGTGAAGCTCCGGTATTACTACACGATTGACGGCGAGCAGCAGCAGAGCTTCTGGACCGACTGGGCCAGCATCGGAAATGCGAATGTCACCGGGACCTTCGTGAAGCTGGACACCCCGGCGGCCGGTGCCGATTATGCGCTGGAGATTGGCTTCACCAGTGCTGCGGGCACCCTGAACCCCGGCCAGAGCGCCGAGATCCAGACCCGCTTCGCTAAGGTCAACTGGTCCAATTACAATCAGGCCAACGACTATTCCTTTAATGCCGCCGGCACCCAGTTCGCGGATCATGAGCAGGTTACCGGATATGTGAACGGGCAGCTGGTGTGGGGGATTGAGCCTTAG
- a CDS encoding glycoside hydrolase family 5 protein, protein MLAKIKKYGVYSVALVLLASTLFGSSGSRASAEEASAALTPDFRSLQASQIVSEMGAGWNLGNSLEASVNGIPSETAWNNPTITPQLIQKVKAAGFKTIRIPVSYLNYIGSAPNYTINSAWLDRVKAVVDYAYNEGLYVVINIHGDGFNSVQGSWLLVNSGNQTAIKQKYQKVWQQIANKFANYGERLILESMNEVFDGNYSNPNPAYYANLNAYNQIFVDTVRQTGGNNSARWLLIPGWNTNIDYTAGNYGFVLPTDNYRSSAIPSAEKRIMISAHYYSPWDFAGEESGNITQWGASATNPAKKSTWGQEDYLNSQLQSMYNKFTTQGYPVVIGEFGSIDKSSYDSSNNNYRAAYAKAVTATAKKYKAVPVYWDNGYNGQHGFALFNRYNNTVTQQGIINAIMQGMQ, encoded by the coding sequence ATGTTAGCCAAAATCAAAAAATACGGAGTATACAGCGTCGCTCTAGTATTACTGGCTTCCACCCTGTTCGGCAGCTCAGGTTCACGTGCCTCTGCGGAAGAGGCGTCAGCCGCGCTGACCCCGGACTTCAGATCGTTGCAGGCTTCGCAGATCGTCAGCGAGATGGGGGCCGGATGGAATCTGGGCAACTCGCTCGAAGCTTCAGTGAATGGAATACCCAGCGAGACGGCCTGGAATAACCCAACCATTACGCCGCAGCTGATCCAAAAGGTCAAAGCAGCAGGCTTCAAAACGATCCGCATCCCAGTCTCTTATCTGAATTATATCGGCAGCGCTCCTAATTATACAATTAACTCGGCATGGCTGGACCGTGTGAAAGCAGTCGTGGATTACGCCTACAATGAAGGCCTGTATGTCGTCATTAATATTCACGGGGACGGCTTCAATTCCGTTCAGGGCAGCTGGCTCCTCGTGAACAGCGGCAACCAGACCGCCATTAAGCAGAAGTACCAGAAGGTATGGCAGCAGATCGCGAATAAGTTCGCAAATTATGGCGAGCGGCTGATTTTGGAGTCGATGAACGAGGTGTTTGACGGCAACTACAGCAATCCGAATCCGGCGTACTACGCCAACCTGAATGCTTACAATCAGATCTTTGTGGATACGGTCAGACAGACAGGCGGCAACAATAGCGCCAGATGGCTGCTGATTCCGGGTTGGAATACGAATATCGACTATACAGCAGGCAATTACGGGTTCGTACTTCCAACTGACAATTACAGATCATCTGCCATACCCAGCGCGGAAAAAAGAATCATGATCTCCGCCCACTACTACTCCCCTTGGGATTTTGCCGGCGAGGAATCGGGGAATATTACGCAGTGGGGTGCGTCAGCGACGAACCCTGCCAAGAAATCTACCTGGGGACAGGAGGACTATCTGAACTCGCAGCTCCAATCTATGTACAATAAATTCACAACCCAAGGCTATCCGGTGGTGATCGGAGAATTCGGTTCGATTGACAAATCGTCCTATGACTCAAGCAATAACAACTACCGCGCCGCCTATGCCAAAGCCGTAACCGCAACCGCCAAGAAGTACAAGGCCGTACCTGTCTATTGGGACAATGGCTATAACGGCCAGCATGGCTTCGCCCTGTTCAACCGTTATAACAACACCGTCACCCAGCAAGGCATTATCAATGCCATTATGCAGGGGATGCAATAA